In Capra hircus breed San Clemente unplaced genomic scaffold, ASM170441v1, whole genome shotgun sequence, the sequence TTTTGTTTACTtaactaatatgtagtatgtttatCCTTAGGTGGCAGTTTGTATAAAGGAAGCACTGGGACTTGTGGCCACATCCTCTAAGAataaaaaagtgttaaaaatatgGAACGACCGTGTATGTTAcgtgaagaagaacaagagccagaagtacggaaaagggagggagaaaacaaacaagtaggtgatgatgatgatgaactgatcttggttggagtggaagatgcaaatgaagatgctgacgtgatctttgttgggatgacctcagcttcaaaaccagtcgtttcaaacatactgaacagagataccccaggttcttgttcaaggagaaaaaggtatggTCACTTCAGGAAAGGTAACACTCACAAATTACAGCCCGTTAGTCATGTGACTCCTACATCAGAAGCAACgactgtcttgccagtttctgactTCGAATCAAGATCAACAGATAGTCCTATTATTATTGAACCTCCGTCTCAAgctgatttgaaaaatatttcaccacAGATAGTGCCtaattgcttttcaaaggagttatgttcttctttgattaccttcacaagttcatgtcagcatccagtagaaagagcagtttctgcaggagatatgaataaaagtcctcatgtatcaaagcgactttccacttgtgaaacaaatagcagaaatcccagaaggcctaagctcagtgatggcattataggggaacattctttaggtttttccccttcaggtatttttcatacagtgcccactcagcaaagcacaccagaccgtgtccatacctcactaagccacgctcagaatggagaaccttgtccgacaccttttccaaaggacagtgttcattgcaagcctgtaagacctttaggggaaaatggactgacaaaaactgattttccaagtttagcaagtccagacaagattgttgatcccacagaaggaaatctgattgtgttacttcgtgacttctactatggagagcatataggagttgggcagccagaaccgaagacccacacagcgtttaaatgcctcagctgcttgaaagttctaaaaaatgtcaagtttatgaatcacatgaagcaccatttggaacttgagaggcagagaggtgacagctggaaaaaccacaccacctgccagcactgcctccgccagtttcctactcccttccagctgcagtgtcacattgaaagtgtccacactccccaggggccctccgcagtctgtcaaatctgtgagttgtcctttgagacagatcaggttctcttagagcacatgaaagacaatcataagcctggtgaaatgccctatgtatgccaggtttgcagttacagatcatcattttttgcagatgtggatgcaCATTTCCGAGCATGCCATGGTAACACTGAGAATTTACTTTGCCcgttttgtctcaaaatttttaagactgcaacagcatacagacgtcatcatagagggcactgggaaaagggttttcaccagtgttccaaatgtcggctacagtttttaactttcaaagagaaaagggaacacaagACCCGgtgtcatcaaatgtttaagaagcctaagcagctagaaggattgtctcctgaaacaaaagttgttattcaggtatcactggaaccccttcaagcaggattggtggaaatagcatccattactgtgaacacatctgattttgaatcatcaccccccaaatctaaaagtaggaggtcaaaaaaagaaaacaaaagttaattctgctttcagtaagtctgaagcaagtatttcagtcaaagttaaaaaccccattaaaaacaaaaagatcgaattatagcattattcagtaatatcaaatatagggaaagcgatggataatttatgtgattttgttttaaatacaggaagtacaattttgtttgatctgcatatgagatgttatttaaaaatctatctgtttttcatataattgtcTTAACACgtaaaaagaatgtgtgcatgtaggaaaagtaacaacctattttggtatttgttgttaCTTGTAAGTTTGAAAGCTCTACTATACATATAATCTGTAGAGTGTTTTAGCAACgtaattttcaactgttttcatgccttgaagatctcagtatcagctatatagccagatttgaatgtcactctctgaagtgcctcttgggctgatctaagataacctggctctgaaagcgtgcagtggagaagttgatggagaagctctgatgtgagtttggaccagacacgggatttaatcagtgaagagctgtggcttcttgtcccagctgaggaagaggcatacattcactccaggcatagaccaaggtagaaggaacactatctcagagtgcttttacctagcccagggacatctcaaggaagccagccgttaaaatgcctgtgtttggtgagagaggcttgcaagcatcaagcaggccctgtgtatcattgactgcagttggagaagcagagatagttaATAGAATGAGTCCTGGTGCCTGTGGACCTCCTGTTGAGTGATCAAAAGGGGAATTTGATTCATTCTGTCCCCTTTGCCATTTGGCTGGCCTGTAGTCACAATGAGGTAGGCATATCTGTGTCAGACACAGTAGGAAAGCAAATTAAacttcccaaaggaaaaagagccttgacgtgcactttgatttgtgctggacccatagttttaattgaaaaggatcaaacacagggaaTCTGTTCAGCTTTTGAATTGGGCTAAATTGAGGTCTCTTACCCTTAAGCTACAATGGAGTTGTCCAAGAATAGTAAATACAGTGGATGAAAATAGTCCAGGGTGATTAAACCCTTTTTAGAAGTcgtccttaccttttccagttacaTGTGTCTTATCCTAGTTGAACATgtgaaaatttcagttttgtatcttatcttgccttggacacaaatgtagtacagttaacagctaattctctgcgtgtgtaatttcccattgtatcaaactaattgagtttcagtctttcttgacacagtctgatgtgcaagaattgtctcatttatttcagtaattttcaggtcatagagttttccttcctctaatcTATCTTACCAACTAATCTGTGATTATGCTTGTGGAAACCTTTTTTCTTGCGGTCTCCAAGGGCTGTTTCACAGACCTGTGGGGTTCCCTCTTAAGTATTGGTTCCTGAACATCAGCACACTTGGCTGCCTCTGTAGGTTCTTGGAGTTGCGTCTCCTCCTGGAGACAAATGTTACCCTTTTCCACTTCTGGCACAGATACCCAGCAATCTCTGTGCACCATTCAAGGAAGCTGGGATCCTGTCTGTAGaccttgccaggagaaatctctccgtttcctcttcctttctcctcctctttgtctctccccactctcccctctCCTCAATTTATTTAAGTCCTCTAAGCTTTCACGAAATGCTGGAAGGTGCTAATCACCAAGGGGTTAGCATCGctctcagaactgaagaggaaggactacAGATGATGAAGCTGTAGTGAATCTCTTGTctccattttaggtaatttcctgagcgtaaattcaaattcaaataaattgtatttatttcctcaaagcttgattgatttatttgcactttgaatattttactaggcctttccagttagtttacttgggccaaagctctttgctgagtgtcagcttaaaccacttttagttgtataaagagtgtgtgtgtgttctggtctcaggtgaaaactctatgcataaataaatatgcagactattgaattcttatctcctttcttcgATTTATATAGTAAAAAACACGAAATGTTTtcattatgtgtttttattgttgcttagtaTTATCAACACTGTTACTGTTAGTTGCTGTGATGTATGCTCCTAAGGAGTACAAGTTGTGTTTATTGTCAGATTAAAAGGTTCCAGCAATATGgtccctgactgcttcctctcttccattctctgtccttctactCTACTATATTCCCCACTAATGTTCTCCTTTTGACAACACTGGCCTTGGTTTTCCTCCATCAAGTTCCATTTCTTCCCGATCCAAAGACTGCAAGTGCTGTTCTTCCGGAAATGCTCTTCCCGTAGGCCTGCATGGCTTACTACCTCCCTTGTTTGAGCTTCACCAATGCTGTTCAGATAACACAATCAAATCTTCaaccccctctctttcctcctcctccttaaaggcacttgaagtctctatcctcttcttccctctccagcctaaatttcctaaattttcacacacacacacacacacacacaaagaagagataataacatcagggctttgcttcttagaattaacttgagtcagtttctgtgcctgcaaatAAAAGATAGTTAATAGTGAGTTGAGTTATTTCAGGAGCctcctctgtttttctattgataacctctatattttgttcacacaatgacactttgttttcctttacaaatatattgaatatctgtcaAGATTACTATTTTGTTACTGCCTTTTGTGAATTTCCCtgtctgctttgcttgttctttcaagtaaaatttattattttattgatgttGCCAAAACattgtaagtaaaattagtatgtgtagacataatttttttaaaaaattatttctgctgtctttttacaaataacatggcatatttttatttctttacataatCGTATTGTGTTGGCCAATTCTAAACTTCTAAACAGTGATGTGTAAATGGGCTTTCTTGTTCTGAGTACCATCAAAAGCAATGAGTATCTGGCTGAATAAATTTCCgtttctgtttttagatcttgaagagaattgttttattggatggtttacaacatttgttgagacatttgctttcctttccttctcctttcctttctttgtcttgctttcttcccttgtctctcttcctctttctttcctttctttctttccccaggtttttgcttgattggacctttcctgaaacaaaagtgattCCACTCAGAGTTGAATATTATCCTCTCATAATCCCActtcatttctcatttgtagtattggaattaacctccttgtccccttactagatttgccacagttgtatcaatgtttctgattttctttctccaagaagcagctcttgttttattatcccaacaagttttatttttgttgttttctatttttgtttcaattcatatatgctttctacattctttaggatttttttctttataactttgtattttagaaactttgtttacatttttttttctgtaaatagatttacagtgttgagtttcagatgtatagaggagtgatttagttatgcagaTACGTGTGTATTCTTTTGTAGGTTCTTTTCCCataggttattacatgatactgagtatttcttttcttttttttcatagatGGTTTAGGGATTGAGCTAtctttatttagcaattttgtctgaatcccaaatatttttatgtatacatgttttctaattaaaatttcattgtctacaatttttggcaagttgattccatagatttcactattttcaggctgaatgttttcatttatagtttacgGAGAAGTTTTCCTTGGAGCTCtgagagtatgtgtgtatatacactgacatgtctatatacacatccttttcagattactacatgttttaagatatgtaaatgtattttcaaagatattttctgtttgtatggtaaaaagatgaaatgttttaattctagaaatttgttcCCCCAAATGAATATAGTATACAGAGTAACGGTACAAAACTATATTCCTTTGAGAATAATCCTTACTAACAGTGTTAGGCAGGGTGGTCGGCTCAATGAGGTGAATAACAGCGctggggacctgagtcatgtttcctgttttcttgaagaacattccttaaccGAATAAGGAAAGATTTCTATATGCGATAGCATAAGGAAGGCGTTGCCTGTGCTCATTCTGCCTGTCCGGTCAGGTATTGCCAAgtaccctgtaactgagacaaacagctgactgtatataaaccgcCATACTGCTTTGTTTGGGGCTCTCGTCTGATTCCGCTGTGtcggatgaggcttgagccctagcatgctagaaataaaaaatt encodes:
- the LOC108635554 gene encoding zinc finger protein 280B-like; this translates as MERPCMLREEEQEPEVRKREGENKQVGDDDDELILVGVEDANEDADVIFVGMTSASKPVVSNILNRDTPGSCSRRKRYGHFRKGNTHKLQPVSHVTPTSEATTVLPVSDFESRSTDSPIIIEPPSQADLKNISPQIVPNCFSKELCSSLITFTSSCQHPVERAVSAGDMNKSPHVSKRLSTCETNSRNPRRPKLSDGIIGEHSLGFSPSGIFHTVPTQQSTPDRVHTSLSHAQNGEPCPTPFPKDSVHCKPVRPLGENGLTKTDFPSLASPDKIVDPTEGNLIVLLRDFYYGEHIGVGQPEPKTHTAFKCLSCLKVLKNVKFMNHMKHHLELERQRGDSWKNHTTCQHCLRQFPTPFQLQCHIESVHTPQGPSAVCQICELSFETDQVLLEHMKDNHKPGEMPYVCQVCSYRSSFFADVDAHFRACHGNTENLLCPFCLKIFKTATAYRRHHRGHWEKGFHQCSKCRLQFLTFKEKREHKTRCHQMFKKPKQLEGLSPETKVVIQVSLEPLQAGLVEIASITVNTSDFESSPPKSKSRRS